The sequence TACCAACCTGCATCCCAAAGCAAATCTACGTTATCGTTTTGGCTTGTAGGATAATAAACTTTCTTTATGCTCCACAACATAGGAGCTATTTTTTGTCCGTTTTCAGACACCATTCCGGAGTTTTTCGGAATGACGCCGTTAAACGGGTAAGAAGGAGGTCCCGCTATGTCGGCGGACGGACCTGTATAAACTATACTTGAAGAAGGCGACGTTACGTCTGTATAAACCATAAGATACCAAGAATCCGCGGGATTAAAATCTGAAAATTCAAGTTCAATATACTGATCCGCAACCTGAAAACCAGTCGGAATATTTTGAGAATTAATATTTTTCCAAGTAATTACGCTTGAAGTGGACAAACTTTGATCTTCCCTTTCTTTCATGACAACAGAAAGCGTGGTTGTTTCCCCTGTTGTAGGCGCACCCGGTTTTTTCCATAAAACGTTATCTACTAAAACTGTGCCGCCGCCAACAGACCATGCAAACAAAACATATTGGACGCTTTGTAAACTTGTCGCAGTCAATCCGGTAAAAACCGTTGAATCTAAAGGAAGAATAACCTTATGCCAAGCGTCGTCCTGCCAGCCCGCGGGAAGATAACCGTTAGTTTCAAGCCAATCAAAAGTTACAACTCTATTGCCGCCTGCGGTAAACCCTATTTGGGTGCCTACAAGATTTTGCGCTGAATCCGCTTTTACATAAAACTCGTATGTTCCGCCATAATATTCAGACATATCTTGATTAGAGGAAAAGCTGACCCCGCCGCCGTTTGCGCCGCCGGTAATTCTGAACCAATAAGCGCCTTCATATCCGTCTCCTCCTTGCGAGCCAGTGTTTCCGTTACCGGACCACGACGACAGCTTATCCCCCCCGACATCGCTGCTAACTTGATTAGTCCAGTTAAAAGTTCCGCCCGGAATAAAATCGGAAAACGCGCCGTAAACATCTCTGCCGATATTAACGGTATAAGCATATTGCGAGTGTGCAAAAGTAACAAATGCGCACATAAATAATAATAAGAATAATATTTTTTTAAACATTTTTAGGTTTTCTTTTTAATTAATTTTTTATCGCTGCCAATTGCCGTTTATTGCGTAACGCTTCCGTCTTTTTTCAATCTGAATTGCGTTTTTTTTGTTACAGTTATGCCTGAATTTTCTAAAACAATTTCAGCTGTATATTTTCCGGGTTTTATATTTACGTCCGGTATTTCTGCGTGGAAACCGCCTCTTTCGCTTTCGGCGTAAATTGGGTATGTTGAAATTATTTTTGTTGTTTGAACAAGGTTATTTTTATTGTCATATATATTTACAAGACCTTGAGGGCGAAGATGAATATTTCCGTTATTTTTTATGGCAAACTGAAGTTTTATTTCTTTGTCGGAAAGCTGTGATTTATAAAATGATATTTTACCTATTTCGTAGTCTATTTTTTCCGTGCCGTGTATGGTTAAATACACAGGGAAACTCATTCTCATGTTAAGCATTTCATTTCCGGGCTGCATGTAAGAAAAAGACACTTGTCCGGAAACAGAGCCTTTCATTGAGCTGTTTGTTTTTATAATGTATTTTACTTTGGCGGCGCCGCCTTGTTTAATTTTTATAGTTTTAGGAGAAACAGTAAGCCAAGAATTAATATCTAACTCACCGTTGCCTTTATAGGTATTCCAGTCTTGAGTAGCAACGGTAACTTCAATGTCGCCGTCATAATTATTGGTAATAGTAAACTCTGAAGAAAGCGTATCGTTTTGGGCAACTTTTGCGTCAATTCTTGACGGATACACACTTAAAGTGGCGTGAGCGGAACAAACAAATAACATTAACAGAGAAAAACACAATAACTTTTTCAATTTTACTCCCTTTGTGTCACTTAGTCGTTTTTTGTCTTTTGTTCTAAACTTGTTTTAACACCCGCAAAGCTGCAGATGCTGAAATAAATTTGGCATAACAATAAATAACCACAATTAGATTTGTCATTCCGATGAAAATCGGAATCCATTTTTAGTTAACTTGGATATCGTGTCAAGCACGGTATGACAAAAAGTGCAATATCTGACCTCTTTCAGAGGCGGGTAAACCCGCCTCTGAAAAGAGAAACAAAAACTTATTCTGTGATAACTTCCAAAGTCAACTTATCTGTTCCGTATCTGTGAGCAACTTTCGCGTCAAATGCAGATGTCGCGAAGAAGAAATACGCATCACCGGTAGGATAAGCATAATGAATTTCGCCCGGAAGCGCACCATAACCTGTTCTAAGACCCTGGTCAGTCGCTATGATAGCATACTCGCCGGCATCAGCTGTGAAAGTAGGGTTCTTTTTGTCAACAGTTGCATATAGACCATAAATGATTTGACCAATGTTCAAATCAATCTGATCAATACTTGTAATAGTATTATATGCCACTCCTGCTGAAGGTGTTGCGGTTGTAAGAGCAATGTTTTTAGAAGAATCTACAACTCTGTAAGCCAAAGGAAGACCCGGAGCGTCTATAGGAACCGATCCTTTCATAACTGTCAACGGAAACGCCATGGTTGAAAGTAATGTGGCGTTAGCTTTGTAAGTTGTTGCGCTGGCAGTTCCATTCTGGTTATCAGTATAGAACTTTACAGTTGTTCCCGGAGCCAAACTTTTCACAGTGAGTTTTGCATACACTTTAGAGTTTGAGAACCATGTCTGAGGCTGTCCTGGTCCATAGGTAATACCATCACTGTTTCCTGGCTGAAGAGCTCTAAAGCCGGGTTCCCAGTCAATTTTTGGAGCTACTGCATCGCCTGCCGCAGGTTTGTTGCCAGCCATTTTCAAAAGCTGAAAACCAAACGCTGTGTAGGTTGATGCGAACGATAATTCCGCTTTAAAGAAAGTGGAAGAACTTGCAGCAAACACAGAAGACGCTGCGGTTGCTACAAATGCTACTGCTACAAACAATCCTAACAATTTACGCATCCTTTTTCTCCTTTTTTTAAGATGGGGTTGCCATCTTCCATCTTCTTCAGATGAGCCTGCCATCTGTTTTTTATTTAATCAAACTGCCGCCTGCACAATGCAGAACAGTTGATTTTCTATATTGCAACAAAATTTTCAAAAATGGATTCCGTATCAAGCACGGAATGACAGATTGAAAGGATACAGCAAACGGCGCCTTTAGGAGGAGTGTTAGTAGAGTAGAGTAGAGTAGAGTAGAGTAGAGTAGAGTAGAGTAGAGTAGAGTAGAGTAGAGTAGAGTAGAGTAGAGTAGAGTAGAGTAGAGTAGAGTAGAGTAGAGTAGAGTAGAGTAGAGTAGAGTAGAGTAGAGTAGAGTTGAGTTGCTGAATATTTTTTTCATTTTGTTCTCTTTTTTTACAGCTGCAATTTCCATGGGAAATTTTTTATTTGCTGCTGCCCGCAAATAATTATACTTCCTAAAGTCTAATATGTGTTTGAGTTTTCGCAACCATGCAACTATTACAAGCAATACCGCTTTTTTACTATTTATGAGTATAGCTCGTTGTTAATTTCTGCCATACTTACAATAATCAAACACTATAGCCTAAACATATTTGTAGAAGTATAATCGCCACAACAATTTTCCGCAAGGGCTTTTTTACAAAACTCACTCTACGCTATGATATATATATTAGATTATAGATGGGCTATTTGTTACAGTTTATTATCTTTCAACTGCAATCTTTATAACTTTCTTATTACCGGATAGGTCTTTTATTAACGCCATGTAAACTCCGCTGGCTACAAATTCTCCATTAGAGTTTTTGCCGTCCCAAATAGCAATAGCGCCGGCAAGCTGTAATGCTGTTATCTTTTCGCCGGAGCTTGTGTATATTGTTATTTGCGCTCCGTCGGGTAAATTTGTGAAAGTCGCCTGCGACCACGCTTGCCCTTTGTGCGGTTTTAACGGGTTAGGATAACCTATAACGTTATCTAAATTTGTTGTGTGGGCAAAAGACATCAGCGCGAAAATTGAAAGGTGGTCTAACTGCGCTGAAACGTATTTATTTTGTTTATCAACAACGGAAGACACTACCGGCAGCCACGAGCCGTTTTGATATCTTGCTATTACAAGGGAATCTTCGTCAAGACCGGCAATATCCGCAACAGTGTAAGGTATTTTCAAAAGAATGGTTTTTGCGGGTTGATGCCCCGACGCTGAAAAATCTACGCCTAAATTGGTGTGTTTTAATTTTATACCGTTTAAATTTTCCGCAGGCAGATTTTTATTCTGACTTACAGACACTACAACGCCCGGGTTAAAAGTTGCAGACCTTATAAGCGCGCTGCCGGTGCCGACGGCGCCGTTTGAGAACTCTACGGGAAACGGAATTTCAACATCATAAAGCGGGTCAATAGGCTGACCTGCGCTGGACATGCCTATGTAAAAATTAAGAGCGGGCGCGGCAGAAACGCCGGGATAGGGCGACATGTAAACAGTCCACGTGCCGATATTTGCCATGTAAGCCTGAAAATTTAAATTGATTTGATTTGAATTTGCAAAAGACGCCGTAGAATTTAACACGCTGCCGTTATTATCGTTTTTTATATAAAAACTTGTGTATGAATTTACAAAATTGCTTCCGTTGACGTCTATGTAAATAGTCTCGGTTGCAGTGCCGCTTAAAAGCACGTAATTTGCAGAAAGCGACGTAACTTGCGGATATGCGTAAACCGTCATAACGCCGGTTTTGGTTTCAGAATCTCCGGAGACGTTGTCTATAATTTGCAAGCCGTATAAACCGCTTGCGGCGCTTGACGCAAACGTTACGGAAGCGCTTATTGCGCTTGAACTTAAAACGCTTACGTTTGAGGCGTAAATCTGATTTGCTCCGTTTATTAATTTAACCGTTGCCGACGACGGAAAATCATTCCCCGTTATACTGAAATTTACGGGAACGGTTTTTACGGCAACGTTTTGAGTTACGCTTGATATGGTTATTTTTCGAGAAGCTTTAAACGTCATGGTGGAGCCGGTTGCTGAAATTTGGCTTATTGCAATATCCGCCGGATAACCGTCCCAGCCTATGCTTGACGGGTTTGAAGTATTTGTAAATTGCGGATTATTATTGTTACGGTAATAAAAACTGTCCCTGCCTTTGCTTAAATTTACAGCTAAACCGTTAGACCCGTCGGCTTCCTGCAAATCTAACAAATAATGAGAAGGGTCATTGTTGTCGCCGTTGTTTAATTTCCGCTCGTCAACGTGCCAAATAAGCACGCCTCTTGAGCTGCCGGGAAGATATTGGTCAAAGCCTATGCCTTGCCTGTTTTCTATGAGGTAATACTCGTTAAAACGAAACTGCGGGCCGCTGAATTTGTAAAAAGCGGTTTGATCTGTAGCCGCCGCGGGAAGCGAAAAGTAAGACGATGAACTTATTTCAACAGGGTCTATAAAACCTGAAAAATATTTAGTCCACGCGCTAAATAACGCCGGAGAACTGCCGTCGCTTCCGGGACCGTTCCAGCTGCCGCCGCCCATAATGTCGTAATTTCCCACGCCGTAGCTGGCGTAAGTTGTATCGTATAAATCCGGAAGATGAAGCATTGCGTGTCCAAGTTCGTGAGCGGCTACGCCTATTCTTGAAATTTGCGCGGCAGATTCGTTAGAACCTCTTAATTCCGGAATTGTGTTATAGGAGGAAATTCTTTTGCCGTCCCATGTCGTAAAAAAAGGAGATATATTCCACTTATGCGACCATATTGCGTCGCTGACGCCCGCTTCCATACCGCCGCCGGCATGCACTACAGTTATAAAATCTATGCGCCCGTCGCCGTCTTGATCAAACTGGGCAAAATCAAAAGTGTGTGAAGCGTCTAGTAAAACAAGCGCCTGCTGAACCATTTGACGGGCATATAAAGTACCGCTTGCGCCCGCGTAATAACCCGATGTGCTGCTTAAAGTGATAACGGGCGAAACAACGCTTTCAACCTGAAGCTGACCGTAAGACGACGCGTTATAAAAATCGTTAACCGAACCCAACGCGCCGTAATCGGTGTAATTTGCTTTATCAAAAAAATCTAAAAAAACTTGCTCGGGGTTTGACAATCTGAAAGGTTTATCGGAGAAAGCCACAAGCAGCACAAGGTGTTTAAAAACCGTCGGACTACCCGAAAGCTGCGGCGAAGATTTTAAAAGATTTGCTTTTGTTGCGGCAGATTTTTTTAGAGATTCTTTGTAAACGTTTTTGTCGTCGGAGAGCATTAAAGCTCTGCGGGAATTTGCAATATTTTGAAACCCTTCGGCTTTAACATGCTTGTTAAAACTAAGCGACGCCGGATTTACCCTCCCGCTCACTTTGTATTGCGTTTTTTCAAGTTTGCCGTTTACGCCGCGGCGCGCGTAACGCCACTCTTTGGTGGGAGTATCTTGTATAACAGTGTATCCGTCTTTGTCTTCAGTCCAGTGATAAAATTCATCGCCTTGAACTCTCAAAGAAACTTTTTCTCCGTCCGGCTGCAGCGCGTCAAACAACGCCGGAGACGCGGAAACCGCAAAAATTTCTCCGCAAAAAAGAAAAGATAAAACAGCTGTTAAAATAATTTTTCTCATCTTATATAGTATAGCTATTTTTTGCTATATAAGAAAGGTTTTTATATAATAAAGAAAAATAAAATGAAAAAAATATTTTTGACTATGCTTTTATTTTCCATAGCGGCGGCGGCTTGCGCTGACACTTCAAACAAAAATAAAACTTTCTCGCGAAACGCGCAGGATAATTCTATTTTAGAAGTTAAACTTGCCGGCGCCAATTTAAAGTTGTTTACCGTTAAAAGCCCCGAAGCCAAACGTAAAGGTTTATCCGGCAGAGATACAATTCCTAACGATGGAATGATTTTCTTTTTTGATTACCCGTCGCCGTTGGCTTTTTGGATGAAAGATATGAAGTTTGCCATAGATATTATCTGGATTAACGCCGACAAAGTTGTATCGGTTACAAAAAACGCGCAGCCCCAGCCCGGAGCAAAAGACGATAAACTTAAAATTTATTCCCCCGCGTTTTATGCGGACACAGTTATAGAATTAAGCGCCGGCGACGCCGACAAATATAATATTGAAGCAGGCTCTGCTTTTACTATAAGGAGAATTATAAATGATTAACAAACTTAAAGAAGATTTAAAAATTTACATGAAAGCCCAAGATATTGAAAAGCTCAACGTGGTTCGCGGAATTTTAAACGAAATTAATATTCGCGATATGAAAAATATCAAAATTACCGACGATGAAATTTTAAAAGTTTTAAGAAGCGAACTTAAAAAAAGAAAAGAATCCATTGAGAGTTTTGAAAAAGGCGGCAGACAAGATTTAATTGACAAAGAAAAACGAGAGATTGACGTTATTAATAAATATCTTCCCTCAGAAATTACCGACGACGACCTTTTCGCAAAAGTTAAAGCGGCAGCCGACGCCAGCGCAGACAAAAGTTTTGGCGTCGTTATGAAAGCCGCAATCGCCGCCCTAAACGGCGCCGCCGACGGAAAACGAATTTCCGCCGCCGTCAAAAAAGTTTTGGAAAACAAATGATCAAATAAAATGGATATCGTTTTCCAACGGTATGACAAATGAAAATAGGTCAAGGGGACGGGGGAAATAGTTATTTTTTTACCAACTACAGTGAGAGAATATATTATGATTTTGTCATACCGGCGAAAGCCGGTATCCATTTTCATTTGATTATAACGTCATTTTCAATTAAATCATTCCAATTAGAATTTGATTGTTCAATTAACTCAATTTTCCAAACCCTTTTCCATTCTTTTAAGATCTTTTCTCTTCTAAGTGCCGAGTTGATATCATCGCAAATTTCACAATAAACCAATTTGTCCAATGAATATTTTTTACTAAAACCTTCTATTAATTTATTTTTATGCTCATACATTCTTCTTGCTATGTCGTTAGTTACACCAATATATAATGTTCCCCTTAGTCTGTTTTTAATGATATAAACATAATATTGTTTTGTCATATTAGTAAACATGGATTGCGATTTTCATCGCAATGACACAGCATTTTGTTACGCAATGCATGATATTAAAAGCTATATATTAATTTACTATTAAAGAAAAATCAATAAAACCGTCAAAAACTGATTTTACTGAATTTAACAGGGCAAATCTGTTTTTCTTTATTGTTTCGTCTTCCGCCATTACCATTACTTTTGCAAAAAAATTATCTATGTCCGGCTTTATTTCAAGAACCTTGTCAAAAACTTTATCGTAATTTTTTGCAGATATATATTCCTGCGTTTGAGAATTAATTTTTTGCGACGATGCGTAAAGAGCGTTTTCCGCGTCATCGCGTAAAAGTTCCCGATTAACGGAATTTGAAATTTCAATGTTTTGTTTTTTTGCCTGCGCTAAAATGTTGTTGATTCTTTTAA is a genomic window of Endomicrobium proavitum containing:
- a CDS encoding M6 family metalloprotease domain-containing protein, whose product is MRKIILTAVLSFLFCGEIFAVSASPALFDALQPDGEKVSLRVQGDEFYHWTEDKDGYTVIQDTPTKEWRYARRGVNGKLEKTQYKVSGRVNPASLSFNKHVKAEGFQNIANSRRALMLSDDKNVYKESLKKSAATKANLLKSSPQLSGSPTVFKHLVLLVAFSDKPFRLSNPEQVFLDFFDKANYTDYGALGSVNDFYNASSYGQLQVESVVSPVITLSSTSGYYAGASGTLYARQMVQQALVLLDASHTFDFAQFDQDGDGRIDFITVVHAGGGMEAGVSDAIWSHKWNISPFFTTWDGKRISSYNTIPELRGSNESAAQISRIGVAAHELGHAMLHLPDLYDTTYASYGVGNYDIMGGGSWNGPGSDGSSPALFSAWTKYFSGFIDPVEISSSSYFSLPAAATDQTAFYKFSGPQFRFNEYYLIENRQGIGFDQYLPGSSRGVLIWHVDERKLNNGDNNDPSHYLLDLQEADGSNGLAVNLSKGRDSFYYRNNNNPQFTNTSNPSSIGWDGYPADIAISQISATGSTMTFKASRKITISSVTQNVAVKTVPVNFSITGNDFPSSATVKLINGANQIYASNVSVLSSSAISASVTFASSAASGLYGLQIIDNVSGDSETKTGVMTVYAYPQVTSLSANYVLLSGTATETIYIDVNGSNFVNSYTSFYIKNDNNGSVLNSTASFANSNQINLNFQAYMANIGTWTVYMSPYPGVSAAPALNFYIGMSSAGQPIDPLYDVEIPFPVEFSNGAVGTGSALIRSATFNPGVVVSVSQNKNLPAENLNGIKLKHTNLGVDFSASGHQPAKTILLKIPYTVADIAGLDEDSLVIARYQNGSWLPVVSSVVDKQNKYVSAQLDHLSIFALMSFAHTTNLDNVIGYPNPLKPHKGQAWSQATFTNLPDGAQITIYTSSGEKITALQLAGAIAIWDGKNSNGEFVASGVYMALIKDLSGNKKVIKIAVER
- a CDS encoding DUF192 domain-containing protein produces the protein MKKIFLTMLLFSIAAAACADTSNKNKTFSRNAQDNSILEVKLAGANLKLFTVKSPEAKRKGLSGRDTIPNDGMIFFFDYPSPLAFWMKDMKFAIDIIWINADKVVSVTKNAQPQPGAKDDKLKIYSPAFYADTVIELSAGDADKYNIEAGSAFTIRRIIND
- a CDS encoding GIY-YIG nuclease family protein encodes the protein MTKQYYVYIIKNRLRGTLYIGVTNDIARRMYEHKNKLIEGFSKKYSLDKLVYCEICDDINSALRREKILKEWKRVWKIELIEQSNSNWNDLIENDVIIK
- a CDS encoding GatB/YqeY domain-containing protein produces the protein MINKLKEDLKIYMKAQDIEKLNVVRGILNEINIRDMKNIKITDDEILKVLRSELKKRKESIESFEKGGRQDLIDKEKREIDVINKYLPSEITDDDLFAKVKAAADASADKSFGVVMKAAIAALNGAADGKRISAAVKKVLENK